The segment TGATCTTTTGTTTGCCTAACTTTTTCGCCAGTAAAATCTGACCAATAGTATTATTGATTTTATGAGCACCCGTATGACATAAATCCTCACGCTTCAGATAAATCTTCGCCTGGTAAAATTCCGACAATCGATGGGCATAATAAAGCGGTGTTGGTCGGCCAACATAATTGCGCAACAGGTGATTGAACTGAGCTTGAAAATCAGCTTTCCCAATAATGTCAAGGTATCGGGAATGAAGTTCTTCAATGTTAGGATAAAGCATCTCCGGAATATAGGCCCCGCCAAAGTTTCCGTAGTAGCCGCGTTCGTCAATGGTGTAGCTCATATAGTTGTTGGTTGTTGGTTGTTAGTTGTTTGCAAATGTGTTATAAACTCCCTGACTTTATCTTTATCCTTCAGGCCAGGATGGATCTCAACCCTACTATTTATATCAAGTCCGTACAAGCTCTTGAAGTTTAATCCTGAAAGGCGAGAAATGTTTTCCATGTCTAGGCCGCCACTTAAAAAAAATGGAATGTCATAATTATACCCCGTTAATATCTTCCAATCGAATGCTACCCCGTTGCCACCGGGTTGCAGTCCTTTCGTGTCAAACAAAAAGTAATCTACAACGTCCGCAAATGGTTTAAGTAAATTGAAATCGAACTCAGTACCTATCGAAACTACTTTAATAATCTTTACCTGTTTGCGCAATGATTCACATAAAACTGGTGATTCATTACCATGAAGTTGCACATGCGACAACCCGTAGCGCTTAATCTTGCTAATGATGTATTCTTCCGGTTGATCAACAAAAACCCCAACTTTATTGATTTGTATCGGAAAGTTTGAAGGCAAGACAAAATCTTCACCCACAAAACGTGGGGATGGTTCATAAAATATAAAGCCCATGTAGTCGGGTAGAAGCGATGCTATTTGCTGAATATTTTCAGCATACTTCATTCCGCATACCTTGAGTTTCAGTTTCATGAATGCACCTTAATACTTTCTATAAACAAACGGCAAGCCTCCTCAGGAGAGGAATGCTTCATAAAATTTTGTCCCATCAAAAAACCCTGAAAGCCGGCCTTCTTCAACATAAGCAGGGCTTCTGGTGAATCGATACCGCTTTCAGATATTTTAACAACCGAAGACGGGATAAGCGGCAGCAAACGCAACGAAGTATCCAATGAAACCTCAAAGGTCTTCAGGTTACGATTGTTCACACCAATGATATCAGCTCCACTTTCCAAATTATTTTCCAATTCGTTCGCATCATGCACCTCCAATAATACTTCTAAACCAAATGAATGGGCAAAGCTTGTCAGGTGTTTAATATCATTAGGTTTCAAAGCCGCAGCAATCAAAAGAATAACATCTGCCCCCATAGCTTTTGCTTCCACAACCTGGTATTCATCCACCATAAAATCCTTTCGGAGGACCGGACAATCATTTAATTCACGTGCCCGCAACAAATCTTCCTGTGTTCCACCAAAATATTTGTAGTCTGTTAATATGGATAGTGCCGTTGCACCAGCGCTTACATACCCGGTGGAAATCTTTACAACATCAACATCCGGATGGATAACGCCTTGAGAGGGCGACTTTCTTTTAATTTCTGCTATTATGCCTCGAGTATCTTTGCCTAATAGACTCTCCTTTAATGAAACACAAGTCTGCAAAAAGTATACCGACTTTTCCAAAACTGAAACAGGATATTGTTCTTTAGCCTGCTCAACTTCTTTGTATTTATCTGCCAGTATCTTATCTAAAATATTCATGACTTCATTTGTTCAATAGTCTTTTAAATACCCCATAAGCCTTTCCTGACAGCAACGATTCACGCGCCAACGCCACAGCCGGTAAAAAACCTTTCGATTGATTGACACAATACAACGCCATGGCCGCGTTGGCAATAACGGCAGCATTTTGTTGCTCCGTTCCATTGCCCTCCAGTATCTTCAGGAAGATCGATGCTGATTCCTCCACTGTCTCCCCTCCCCGTATGTCCGCATAGGAAAGTTGAGGCAATCCAAGATCATCCGGTGAAGCAACCCGCTCACCAGCATTAGAGAAAAACTTAAATGGTCCGGTAAGCGAAACTTCATCATATCCGTCCAACGCATGAAGGATGATGAAATCCTTATCGGAACCCTGATAAAGGTAGCCATATTGACGCGCCAACTCCAGGCTAAACACACCTACCAACTGGCGTTTAGGAAAAGCAGGGTTAACCATCGGACCAAGCATATTAAAAAAAGTTTTTACACCAAGCTCTTTGCGGATGGGCGCCACGTTTTTCATGGCCGGATGAAACAATGGTGCATGCATAAAACAGATGTTGGCCCGATCCAGACTTCGTTTCAACTCGTCTATATTATTGGTAAACGAATACCCGAAATACTCCAGCACATTGGATGAACCACACGCAGAGGATACACCGTAATTTCCGTGCTTGGCTACGGGCTGACCTGCTGCAGCCACGACAAACGCGGAAAGTGTTGACATATTGAACGTATTTTTCCCATCACCACCGGTACCACATACGTCCATCACTGGGGCATCTACCTTCACCGGAATACACAACTCCAACATGGCATCCCGAAAACCCTCCAACTCCTGAACGGTTATGTTCCGCATCATATATACCGTCATGAATGATGACATTTGGCTCGGATTATACTTGCCGGAGGCCAACTCCATCAACACCTGCCGCGCTTCTTCCTTACTTAAAGATTGATGATCGATCAACTCACTTAAAACATGCTTCATACTCTCTACTTATCTAAACATAATATACTAATGCCCATTGACTAATGACTAATGACCAATGACTAACCCCTCAACCAATTCTCAATCATCTTCGGTCCTTCAGGAGTCATAATCGATTCCGGATGAAATTGCAGTCCTTTAACATCATACCTTACATGACGAAGCCCCATTACCATACCCTCATTATTGGTAGCTGTAACTTTCAGATCAGTCGACACAGATTCAGGTTTTACCGCCCAACTGTGGTAGTGACAAACCTGGAACGATTTCGGGAGTTCTTTAAATAAGATTTCATGTTCATCAACCACCAAAGCCGTTGAGGTTACACCGTGCAACACAGTAGGAATATTGTATAGCGTTGCCCCAAACACCTCGGCAATTCCCTGATGGCCTAAACAAATTCCAAGAATACTTTTCGTAGATGCATATTCAAGAATAACCGATTTCATTATTCCGGCTTCATTAGGAATACCCGGACCGGGTGAAAGTAAAATTTTATCGTACTGCTTAACTTCTTCCACGGCAATTTTATCATTACGAAACACATCATAATCGTACTTCAATGCCCTGATAATGTGCACCAGGTTGTAGGTAAACGAATCGTAATTATCGAGAATAAGAACTTTCATAGACTATAATGTTTCGGCCATCACTACAGCTTTGCGCAGCGCGGCCAGTTTGTTGTTTACTTCCTGCAATTCACTTTTCGGATCAGACTTAGAAACAATACCTGCCCCTGCCTGATAGGTCAATTGATTATCCTTGCTTAAAAAAGTTCGGATCATAATAGCATGATTAAAGTCACCATTAAAACCAAGGAAGCCAATGGCACCGCCATAAAAGCCACGATTCACATTTTCATATTTATCAATTAAAGTTATAGCCTTATGTTTGGGCGCACCTGACAATGTTCCGGCAGGAAAAGTTGCAGCAGCCATTTTTACTGTTTCAGATTGGTTGTCAAGCTTTCCTTTTACTTCTGAAACCAGGTGAATAACGTGCGAATAATATTGTATCTCTTTAAATACAGCAACCTTTACATCATGCGCATGGCGACTCATGTCATTACGGGCCAGATCCACCAGCATAATATGTTCAGCATTTTCCTTTTCATCCTTCGCTAATTCACTGGCCAGTTCAGCGTCTTTCTGATCATCACCGGTTCTGCGAAAAGTACCGGCTATCGGGAAAATACTGGCCTCATGCTTACTCACCTTAAGCTGGGCTTCAGGTGAAGACCCAAACAACTTGAAATTTCCATAATCGAAATAGAAAAGGTAAGGCGATGGATTGATCGAGCGTAATGAACGATACACATTAAACTCATCACCCTTGAAAGTGGATGTAAACCTGCGCGACAACACCAATTGGAAAACATCCCCCCGGTTACAATGTTCAATTCCCTTTTTAACAGAATCCATAAAAGCCTCGTCATCAAGGTTCGATGTTTCACCATTAACAAGCTTAAACCGATACGTTGAAAAACGATTGCTGAAGATCAGCTTTTCAACACGATCAAGCGTTGAAGCCTGATCAGTATCCCGTAAGGTATGCTCAACCAAGGTAAGTTCGTTGGAAAAATGATCGACTACAATTACATACCGGTAAAGATTATAGATAATATCCGGCACCAAAGCTTCCTTCCTGGAAATTTCAACATTCTCAAAAAAGCGAACAGCATCATACGCCATGTAGCCGAATAAACCCATCCCAGGCACAGTCATCCCGTCCGACTGATCGATATGAAACGAGGAACGAAAATCTTCCAGCGCAATAATTACCTGATATGGATTTGTAATTTTATCAACGTGAAGTTTACCATTGGGAAATTGAACCTTTATCCGATCACCTTCTACTACAAAGCCCGAAACCGGATCACAGCAAATCAGCGACAAGCTGTTTTCATGACCGTGATAGTCAGAACTTTCCAATAGTATGCTCCCGGCAAAAACATCGCGCAACTTCAGATAAATGTTTACCGGTGTCAGCGTATCTGCCAATAGCTTTTTTGAATAAATCTTAAGTTGATGTTTCATGGTTAATCTAAATCACTATAAAAAGAAAAGGCCCGCTCCGATGAATCGGGGCGGGCCTCTTGTTAATTATTTATTCACTAACACTAAAGCATAATCCTGCACCGATTCGAGTTGAACCTGTGCCACCACCATGCTGTTGTGTTAAACTTTATCATATCCTAATCAGCCTTTTTACGGGCGGTTTTCTTTGGTTTTGAAGCTTTTGATTCATCCTTTGCTTTTCCGACTTTCTTGGATGCCGCACGCTTCAAACGTGTTTTAATGGTTTTTTTGTTCCTGGAAACTCCATATGAGCCTTTCCAGCGTTTTCCCTTTTTCGATTTCTTATCGCCTTTTCCCATAGGTAAAATTTGTGAGGCAATTATAACAAAGGCCTTTTGATTTACAAAATTCAACTGGAACAAATCCTTTTGATCCCATAATATCATAACTTAACGTTGTTAAAATTGTTAGAAAGAAAAACGCTTACTATGGCTAAAGCTTCACTCCCACTAATCGATGCTATCCGCAAATCGGCAAAAGCTCTGGAACAAAGCAACGAATACCAATGGGGACATATGGGATCCTGCAACTGTGGTTTTCTTGCCCAACAGGTAACCAAACTTAAAAAGGATGAAATACATAGAAGGGCCATGGAACGCTATGGCGACTGGACGGAACAACTCAATGACTACTGCCCCACCAGCGGACTACCCCTGGATGAAGTTATTTCCGATATGATAGCGTTCGGCTTTGATGCCCAAGACCTTAAGCACCTGGAAACATTATCGGATCCCATCATATTACGTTCACTACCGCCCGAACAGCGCAACCTAAAGTATAACCTGAAAAAGGATGTTGTTGCCTACATGATGACGTGGGCTAACCTGTTGGAACAGGAACTTCTGAATAGAATAAAGTTACCGCAACTTCAGGAAACCCTTAAAGTGGAAGCTTAAAAAGGATGCAATCCTTGGGCTGGTTACCCTGGTTTATAAACCTGAACCATTTGGGCAACCGGGCTTCTTCAATTAACCCACACTTGTTCAGTACACGGACCGATGCCGTATTTTCGGCATCCACAAAAGTTCCAACCCGAAAGACTTCGGGCATAGCCCGTAATACAGAGAGTACTTTCAAGCTTGCCTCGGTTGCATATCCTTTACCCCATTGGGTCGGGCTTAAAATATAGCCAAACTGGATTTTGCCGTTTTCATTAATAACACCAAAACTCCCGATCAACCGGAATGAATCCTTTAATCGTATGGAGAAAGAGTAATCTGTTCCCGCTGTCCATGCTGCCAACGCATACCTTAAATAAGCCCGGGTTTCCGTTATGGACTGATGTGTAGGCCACGACACAAATTTTGTTGCCTCCCCTTTACTGGCATAGGTATAAAAAATTTCTTCAGCATCTTCGTACCTTAGGCGCTGCAGGGTAAGGCGCCTGGTTTCCAGCACTTCTGGCATCGCTAATCGTTGCATTACCCAAACTTAGGTAATACCATGGCAAAGGGACAAAACGTAGTCCATCAATATTTTAAAAAGCAGCTTGCTGACGGCCTAAGAATTTTGGTGAAGGTTAACCCGATAGAATTTACCGGAACAGAAATAACCCTGGGATTATCAGGTGATATGCAAGTTCGTAACCTGACTTTCGATGAGCAAATCTTTGACGATCTGAAGGCCGATGGGTTTGAAAATTGCAATCCCCTGGAATTCAATCTATACCTGTCAGGATTAGCTTGAAGTCAATTATCATCTTTAATCCTTGAATCTTGAATCCCGAATCCAGTATATTTGCCCCCGGCAAGCCGGCACGACCAGCTCCTGCTGAACTCCCCCAGGACCGGAAGGTAGCAAGGGTAGGCGGTTGTAGCGGTGCGATGTTGGTTTGCCATTTTTATTTTTTACCTACCCCCATTTCCGTAATTTTACCCTTAAACCACATTTGATCTATGAAGTTTTTTATTGACACGGCCAACCTGAATGAAATTAAAGAAGCACATGGCCTTGGTGTTCTGGATGGCGTTACCACCAATCCTTCCCTCATGGCTAAAGAAGGTGTGAAAGGTCACGAAAATATCAAAGCCCATTATAAAGCTATTTGCGAAATAGTGGACAACAACGTGAGTGCTGAGGTAATTGCCACCGACTATGAGAATATTATTAAAGAAGGAAAAGAATTGGCCAAGATTGATGATAAAATTGTTGTTAAGGTGCCCATGATCAAAGACGGTGTAAGGGCTATCAAGTATTTTTATAACGAAGGCATCCGAACCAACTGCACCCTTGTATTTTCTGCCGGGCAGGCCCTGTTGGCCGCCAAGGCTGGGGCAAGCTATGTATCCCCATTTATCGGCCGGTTAGATGACATCTCACAAGATGGCCTTGAATTGATAGCCCAGATCAGGCATATCTACGATAATTATGGTTACGAAACCGAAGTGTTAGCGGCTTCCATCCGGCATACCATGCACCTTATCAAGTGCGCTGAAATTGGTGCCGATGTGGCAACCTGTCCGCTTAACGTTATTACCGGTTTACTTAACCATCCGCTAACCGATAGTGGTTTAGCCAAATTTTTAGCCGATCATAAAAAGGTAAATGGTTAATGGTTGGTTTTACCCTGATGTGATGTTCTCCACCGATCCAGTAGTACGCGTAAAAGAAGCCAGCATTTTTCAGGAGCACAATACTGTGTTGGGCAACATCAATTTCGAAATCGAAAAAGGTGAGTTTGTATTTGTGGTGGGACGCACCGGGTCTGGTAAATCATCCCTGCTTAAAACATTTTATGCCGACCTTCCGCTGCGATTAGGCGATATTGAGATTGCAGGTTACAATATCCGTGGAATAAAGGCCGCTGAGATTCCGCTGTTACGCAGAAAACTGGGCATCATCTTCCAGGACTTTCAATTATTCCCTGATCGCACAGTAGCCGAAAACCTAACCTTTGTAATGCGGGCCACCGGCTGGCGCGACTCCAGCAAAATCAAAACACGGTTGCAGGAAGTATTGATAAAAGTAGGGCTTGGTTCGGTGGAAAAAAAAATGCCGCACCAACTTTCAGGGGGCGAGCAACAACGGGTAGTGATTGCCCGGGCACTAATAAACGAACCCGCCATACTCATTGCCGATGAGCCTACCGGAAACCTTGACCCTGAGGTATCTTATGGGATATTAAAAGTATTTCAGGAAATCAATAAAAGCGGAACGGCCATATTGATGGCTACCCATGATTACGGGTTAATAAAAAAAGCTCCTTGCCGGATACTGAAATGCGAAGATGGAAAGGTTATTGACTCCGCTAAGGAGCCATTTGAATTGACCATGGAGTACTGATTAAATGGAAACGTTGCGTTTCTCTACTTGCTCATCCTCCCCACCGGTTTCCTGATCGATCTTGTGCAGTTGTTGGTTCAGTAAGTCAATGCGAACCAATAAGTTTAACACCAATGCTTCCTTAACTTTTTTACTTGGCCTTACCCGCATTTCATCCTTAAGCACCTCGTACATGGCTTCCAGTTGTTTAAAGTCTTCCGTGAATCCGTTAAGCCCGGCTTCTGTACCGCGGGAAGCCTCGATCATTTCAACTTTATCGGAAATTTCACGAACATAAAATGACTCCACATCTTTAAACTCCCGCATCACTAAACGGTTGTCGCGCGATTCACCGTACCTGGAATATAAAAGAAATGCAGAAAGCCCCATAAATAAAACCGCAGCCGCACGCCAGAATATCAACGCACCAGTTGACGCCTGTTTACCAAACAACCGGCTTTCAATAGTATTCCATACCTTTGCCGATGGTTCGCGGTCATCAAATGCTTCACGGTTGGCGCGAATAAAATCTTCAAGGTTTTCTTTCATAACTTTTACATTAATAGCTCCCTCAACTTCTTTTTAGAACGGTTCAGTTGCGATTTGGAGGTTGATTCAGATATCCCCATAATTTCAGCTATCTCCTGGTGGTCGTAACCTTCCAGTAAATATAGCGACAACACTGCGCGGTAGCCATCGGGCAGCGACTCAATGGCTTGTTTCACACGACCAAGCGTCAATTCAGGACGATAAATTTCATTTGCTTGCTCATCCTCAACATCAAAATCATCGTCTTCCGGCATCAGCTCCAACTTCCTTCGCTTTACTTCATTTATTGCCTTATTAACCACAATACGTTTCAACCATGAGCCAAAAGTGGCATCACCACGGTATAGCTTCAGGTTACGGAATGCACTGATAAATGCCTCTTGCAGCACATCCTCAGCAGCAGCCTCTGCCCCAACAATCCGATAGGCCACGTTGTACATTGCTCTTGAATACAATTTATATAGCCTGTAATGCGCTTGCTGGTCGCCCATCTGGCAACGCTCAATAAGATCGTGATGAATATTCAGGACGTCCTGGCTCAACGTAATGGGTTTCCCATGAAAATAGACAATTCAGCTACCGGAAGGTTGCACGGAGGTTAATTTTCCACTAAGCCCTTTTCCAGGGCTATTTTGCGCATTAATGCCAATGCTTCCTCACGTTTATTGGGTATTTCCCCCTCAAGGATAGCCTCTTTGATCCGGTCTTTAATTTCGCCAACCACCGGTCCCGGAGCAAGGTTAAAAAACCTGATAATTTCATCACCGGTAACGGGTGGCTGGAAATTACGGAGGTGATCCTTTTCTTCCACCTCCTTCATTTTCTGTTCTACCAAATCGAAGTTCTTTAAAAACTTATCTACTTTCACCATGTTTTTCGAGGTGACGTCAGCCCGGCAAAGTTTCATCAGGTCATCAATATCGTCACCGGCATCAAACAGCAATCTACGAATAGCCGAATCGGTAACTTCTTTTGCCAATGGGATAGGCCGCAAGTGTAACCGCACCAACTTCTGCACTTTCAGCATTTTTTCGTTCATGGGCAATTTTAACCTACGGAATAACCCGGGCACCATACGTGCACCCTTATCCTCATGACCATGAAATGTCCAGCCATGTTCTTTGTCATACCGTTTGGTTTGGGGTTTAGCAATGTCGTGAAGGATAGCCGCCCAACGCAGCCACAAATCATCCGAAACTTTAGCCACATTATCCAATACCTGAAGCGTATGAAAGAAATTATCCTTGTGGGCCCGGTTGCCCACATACTCCACACCGTGCAGTAAAATCAGCTCCGGGAAAAATATTTTCAACAAACCGCTGTGGAACAACATTTTAAATCCATACGAGGGCACCGGGCTAAGGATTATCTTGTTCAATTCATCGGTAATCCGCTCCTGCGAAACGATCTTCAGGCGTTCAGCCTGGCTGATCATGGCCTCAAAAGTGTATGGTTCAATGTCGTAGTTCAACTGCGAAGCAAACCTGGCCGCACGCATCATCCGCAATGGGTCATCAGAAAAAGTAATTACCGGGTCAACCGGTGTACGGATGATTTTCTTTTTCATATCGGCAACACCCTCAAAAGGATCGATCAGGTTACCGAAGGTTTTGGCATTCAAACTTATCGCCAGGGCATTAATGGTAAAGTCCCTGCGAAACTGATCATCCTCAAGGGTTCCATCCTCAACAATGGGTTTTCGTGAATTGCCCCTGTATGACTCCTTACGCGCACCCACAAACTCAAGGTTAAAATCCTGGTAAGGAATGTGAGCCGTGCCAAAGTTTTTATAAACATGAACCCCAACATCAGGACCGAGCGATTTTGCAACAGCCTGGGCCAGTTCAATACCACTGCCAACACAAACAAAATCAACATCGTTGGTTGGCCTGTTCAAAATCAAATCACGCACAAACCCCCCAACCACATAAGTTTCAAGCTCAAGGCTATCAGCCGTTTCACCTACTTGCTTAAAGATGGGATGTGTTAACGAGGAAGCGTAATTCATGTAAACTTGAAAACTCAAATTTACAGATAAAATCAGCAGTAACCGACTTCATACAGAGCAGCACTACGAACAGGCATATCCGGGCAAATGACTGAAAACGAAACTCAGTTTTTAGTAAAAGTAGGGCATGGAATCAGCTTCTCCTTTTTCCTTGTTTTTGTATTCGGATTAGCCGCTAACCGCACAATCAAGGCCAGTTCATGCGCGCCACCACCAATAGGGCCCAATTCAGAGATGGTCAGGTCATAACTATAGCTGACTTCAATTCTCTCCATTTGAAATCCAAGTACAACCACAACGGCATCCTGACTTATATTGTCTTTAACATTTTGCTGGATGGGTATCCCCCTGTACCAAAAACCTAAAACGACAGGCTCATACAAAAAGTAAGTTCCTATATCCAACTGGTCGAACATGCCCTGCTTTTTATAAACAAAAGATGGCATGATGGCAGCCGAGCGCTCACGCCTGAGCATGCCATCGTACAAGGGTATGCGAATGCCACCGTGCAGCGTTGTTTTGATTGGTATTGTGGCTTCTTCATCAATTAGCGAACGGTTGGGTCGGTTAAGGTGAGCCGCTGAAAAACCTAACCAAAGCATACGGCTATAAATCAACGCACCGGCACCAAAATCGAAATAGGTTGAGCTTTGGATGTTGCTATAATCGGCACTGGGTGGCAGGTTGCCATCACGGTCAAACTCCAACTGGTCTCCAAAAATCAGTTTGTTAAAGTCGATATTCCTGTTTCCAATGCCAAAGTTCAGACCGGAGGACAGCACAAACTTATCGGACATCTGCACCTTGTAAGCATATTGAAAGTTGATCTGCGTAGAGCGTAAGCCTGCCGTACCTGCTTTATCTACGGTAGCTAAAATTCCAATACCGCTGTTCAGGTGATCGAGACTATAATCATACGAAAATGCATATGTAACATAGCCTTGTGTAATGTTAGGCCATTGGTTACGGTGGTTGGCAATAAAGCGGTGATCGGTGCTTGTGCCACTAAAGGCTGGGTTTAGGTAAAGTGGTGCTGCATAGTATTGTGAAAATTCCGGATCCTGCGCATAGACCATGCTGATCAATAGAAAAAAAAGTATCGTTACTATATTTCTCATCACCGTATTAAATGGATATCCCCTACCCGGGTAATTACATTCCCGTTCTCATATTTAGCCGTGATCTTATAAACGTAAACATCCTGCGGACATAGTTTGCCCTTGTAGTATCCATCCCAACCCACATCGGCATTTTTAGTCTCAAACAAAAGTTCGCCCCACCGGTTAAAAACCATCATTTGAAATTCGGTAACACCCCGCATTATCGGAAGGAAATAATCATTGCGGCCATCACCACTACCGCTCCCGCCTAAACCGGGCGAGAATGCGTTAGGTATAAGAAGTTGGGCACCCCTCTGAACGCGCACGGCAGAAGCCAACGTTGTCGTGTCAGAACAACCGTTGGAATTTGACGCTACCAGTTTAATGGTATAATTACCCTCTTCATTGTAAACATATACCGGCTCCCGCTCCGTTGAAGTACCTCCATCCCCAAAATCCCACACATAACTGCTGGCGGCTAAACTCCTGTTGCTGGTGTATAATTTATCGCCCGGTATGTACAAAACTG is part of the Cyclobacteriaceae bacterium genome and harbors:
- a CDS encoding anthranilate synthase component I family protein is translated as MKHQLKIYSKKLLADTLTPVNIYLKLRDVFAGSILLESSDYHGHENSLSLICCDPVSGFVVEGDRIKVQFPNGKLHVDKITNPYQVIIALEDFRSSFHIDQSDGMTVPGMGLFGYMAYDAVRFFENVEISRKEALVPDIIYNLYRYVIVVDHFSNELTLVEHTLRDTDQASTLDRVEKLIFSNRFSTYRFKLVNGETSNLDDEAFMDSVKKGIEHCNRGDVFQLVLSRRFTSTFKGDEFNVYRSLRSINPSPYLFYFDYGNFKLFGSSPEAQLKVSKHEASIFPIAGTFRRTGDDQKDAELASELAKDEKENAEHIMLVDLARNDMSRHAHDVKVAVFKEIQYYSHVIHLVSEVKGKLDNQSETVKMAAATFPAGTLSGAPKHKAITLIDKYENVNRGFYGGAIGFLGFNGDFNHAIMIRTFLSKDNQLTYQAGAGIVSKSDPKSELQEVNNKLAALRKAVVMAETL
- a CDS encoding aminodeoxychorismate/anthranilate synthase component II produces the protein MKVLILDNYDSFTYNLVHIIRALKYDYDVFRNDKIAVEEVKQYDKILLSPGPGIPNEAGIMKSVILEYASTKSILGICLGHQGIAEVFGATLYNIPTVLHGVTSTALVVDEHEILFKELPKSFQVCHYHSWAVKPESVSTDLKVTATNNEGMVMGLRHVRYDVKGLQFHPESIMTPEGPKMIENWLRG
- a CDS encoding RNA polymerase sigma factor; translation: MGDQQAHYRLYKLYSRAMYNVAYRIVGAEAAAEDVLQEAFISAFRNLKLYRGDATFGSWLKRIVVNKAINEVKRRKLELMPEDDDFDVEDEQANEIYRPELTLGRVKQAIESLPDGYRAVLSLYLLEGYDHQEIAEIMGISESTSKSQLNRSKKKLRELLM
- the trpC gene encoding indole-3-glycerol phosphate synthase TrpC: MNILDKILADKYKEVEQAKEQYPVSVLEKSVYFLQTCVSLKESLLGKDTRGIIAEIKRKSPSQGVIHPDVDVVKISTGYVSAGATALSILTDYKYFGGTQEDLLRARELNDCPVLRKDFMVDEYQVVEAKAMGADVILLIAAALKPNDIKHLTSFAHSFGLEVLLEVHDANELENNLESGADIIGVNNRNLKTFEVSLDTSLRLLPLIPSSVVKISESGIDSPEALLMLKKAGFQGFLMGQNFMKHSSPEEACRLFIESIKVHS
- the trpD gene encoding anthranilate phosphoribosyltransferase, which produces MKHVLSELIDHQSLSKEEARQVLMELASGKYNPSQMSSFMTVYMMRNITVQELEGFRDAMLELCIPVKVDAPVMDVCGTGGDGKNTFNMSTLSAFVVAAAGQPVAKHGNYGVSSACGSSNVLEYFGYSFTNNIDELKRSLDRANICFMHAPLFHPAMKNVAPIRKELGVKTFFNMLGPMVNPAFPKRQLVGVFSLELARQYGYLYQGSDKDFIILHALDGYDEVSLTGPFKFFSNAGERVASPDDLGLPQLSYADIRGGETVEESASIFLKILEGNGTEQQNAAVIANAAMALYCVNQSKGFLPAVALARESLLSGKAYGVFKRLLNK
- a CDS encoding HD domain-containing protein, with protein sequence MNYASSLTHPIFKQVGETADSLELETYVVGGFVRDLILNRPTNDVDFVCVGSGIELAQAVAKSLGPDVGVHVYKNFGTAHIPYQDFNLEFVGARKESYRGNSRKPIVEDGTLEDDQFRRDFTINALAISLNAKTFGNLIDPFEGVADMKKKIIRTPVDPVITFSDDPLRMMRAARFASQLNYDIEPYTFEAMISQAERLKIVSQERITDELNKIILSPVPSYGFKMLFHSGLLKIFFPELILLHGVEYVGNRAHKDNFFHTLQVLDNVAKVSDDLWLRWAAILHDIAKPQTKRYDKEHGWTFHGHEDKGARMVPGLFRRLKLPMNEKMLKVQKLVRLHLRPIPLAKEVTDSAIRRLLFDAGDDIDDLMKLCRADVTSKNMVKVDKFLKNFDLVEQKMKEVEEKDHLRNFQPPVTGDEIIRFFNLAPGPVVGEIKDRIKEAILEGEIPNKREEALALMRKIALEKGLVEN
- a CDS encoding ATP-binding cassette domain-containing protein, with translation MMFSTDPVVRVKEASIFQEHNTVLGNINFEIEKGEFVFVVGRTGSGKSSLLKTFYADLPLRLGDIEIAGYNIRGIKAAEIPLLRRKLGIIFQDFQLFPDRTVAENLTFVMRATGWRDSSKIKTRLQEVLIKVGLGSVEKKMPHQLSGGEQQRVVIARALINEPAILIADEPTGNLDPEVSYGILKVFQEINKSGTAILMATHDYGLIKKAPCRILKCEDGKVIDSAKEPFELTMEY
- a CDS encoding GNAT family N-acetyltransferase → MQRLAMPEVLETRRLTLQRLRYEDAEEIFYTYASKGEATKFVSWPTHQSITETRAYLRYALAAWTAGTDYSFSIRLKDSFRLIGSFGVINENGKIQFGYILSPTQWGKGYATEASLKVLSVLRAMPEVFRVGTFVDAENTASVRVLNKCGLIEEARLPKWFRFINQGNQPKDCILFKLPL
- the fsa gene encoding fructose-6-phosphate aldolase; translated protein: MKFFIDTANLNEIKEAHGLGVLDGVTTNPSLMAKEGVKGHENIKAHYKAICEIVDNNVSAEVIATDYENIIKEGKELAKIDDKIVVKVPMIKDGVRAIKYFYNEGIRTNCTLVFSAGQALLAAKAGASYVSPFIGRLDDISQDGLELIAQIRHIYDNYGYETEVLAASIRHTMHLIKCAEIGADVATCPLNVITGLLNHPLTDSGLAKFLADHKKVNG
- a CDS encoding 30S ribosomal protein THX — encoded protein: MGKGDKKSKKGKRWKGSYGVSRNKKTIKTRLKRAASKKVGKAKDESKASKPKKTARKKAD
- a CDS encoding phosphoribosylanthranilate isomerase; this translates as MKLKLKVCGMKYAENIQQIASLLPDYMGFIFYEPSPRFVGEDFVLPSNFPIQINKVGVFVDQPEEYIISKIKRYGLSHVQLHGNESPVLCESLRKQVKIIKVVSIGTEFDFNLLKPFADVVDYFLFDTKGLQPGGNGVAFDWKILTGYNYDIPFFLSGGLDMENISRLSGLNFKSLYGLDINSRVEIHPGLKDKDKVREFITHLQTTNNQQPTTI